One window of Methanobacterium alkalithermotolerans genomic DNA carries:
- the nucS gene encoding endonuclease NucS: protein MKFISRENPSPSDCFRIIDEGLRKRAVITLFACCQATYEGRARSKLGLGERMIIIKPDGSFLIHQDRKLDPVNWQPPKSRSKVRMENGIVILESVRRTPPEHLEVEIKNVHLVSYYLGRDSQELEVCGHEKDMGEMIWKHPELIEKGFRPTDKEYSTSKGFIDILGKDENGQLMILELKSRKAGTNAVKQLKRYLKDFEDNKGQVRGIIVAPSITEDALELLEEDGLEFKSLEPPKELKEEKKVTLDFF from the coding sequence ATGAAATTTATATCCCGGGAAAATCCTTCCCCATCTGATTGTTTCAGGATTATCGATGAAGGACTCAGAAAAAGGGCCGTTATAACCTTATTTGCCTGCTGTCAGGCCACTTATGAAGGTCGAGCACGGAGTAAATTAGGATTAGGAGAAAGGATGATAATTATTAAACCAGATGGTTCCTTTTTAATACACCAGGACCGTAAACTGGATCCTGTGAACTGGCAGCCACCTAAGTCCCGTTCTAAAGTAAGGATGGAGAATGGAATTGTTATTTTAGAGAGTGTGCGTAGAACCCCTCCAGAACATCTGGAAGTAGAAATAAAAAATGTGCACCTGGTATCTTACTATCTGGGTCGGGATTCTCAGGAACTGGAAGTATGCGGGCATGAAAAGGACATGGGAGAAATGATCTGGAAACATCCAGAATTAATTGAAAAGGGTTTCCGGCCCACTGATAAGGAATACTCCACCTCCAAGGGATTCATTGATATTCTGGGAAAGGATGAGAATGGTCAGCTGATGATACTTGAATTAAAAAGTAGAAAAGCCGGCACTAATGCGGTAAAACAATTAAAAAGGTATCTTAAAGATTTTGAAGATAATAAGGGTCAGGTCAGGGGTATTATAGTGGCTCCATCTATAACTGAAGATGCTCTGGAACTATTAGAAGAAGATGGGCTGGAATTTAAATCGTTAGAACCACCCAAGGAATTAAAAGAAGAAAAAAAAGTAACCCTTGATTTTTTCTAA